From Cloacibacillus sp., one genomic window encodes:
- a CDS encoding aminotransferase class III-fold pyridoxal phosphate-dependent enzyme: MAGSLSSLYGGRGISLARGEGSFVWDAEGRRYIDFFNGHGAALFGHSEPALVEALTRGARGVWSCGAGCESPVREQTAKMLADEIRGGKVFLCNSGTEAVEGALKLAAALNPGRHKILACRRAFHGRSCGALGLTFNPKYRAPFSALIPNVTHCAPTALPQAINSDTMAVFIEPVQGEGGVCPLDEETGRLITEACRARGAFLIADEVQSGLGRCGAFFASSLHGLAPDIICVAKGLAGGMPAGAVVWREELGDFPAHSHGSTYGGNELTAHVTAAALGLIKERGLCAHAADIGAFIKEEITKRNIPHITEVRAAGLLIGAETDVPSQPAVHALQMAGLLCLAAGPRVVRLLPSFSVTRETAFEAVNILENVFREMK; this comes from the coding sequence ATGGCTGGCTCGTTAAGTTCGCTCTACGGAGGACGCGGCATCTCGCTTGCGCGCGGCGAAGGCTCCTTTGTCTGGGACGCGGAGGGACGGCGCTATATCGACTTTTTCAACGGACACGGAGCCGCGCTTTTCGGTCATTCTGAGCCGGCGCTCGTTGAGGCGCTGACGCGCGGCGCGCGCGGCGTGTGGAGCTGCGGCGCGGGCTGCGAATCGCCAGTCCGTGAACAAACGGCAAAGATGCTTGCGGATGAGATACGCGGCGGCAAAGTCTTTCTCTGCAACAGCGGAACGGAGGCGGTCGAAGGCGCGCTGAAGCTGGCGGCGGCGCTCAATCCAGGCAGGCACAAAATACTGGCCTGCCGACGCGCCTTCCACGGGCGGAGCTGCGGCGCGCTGGGACTTACCTTCAACCCGAAATACCGCGCGCCATTTTCCGCGCTCATCCCAAACGTCACGCACTGCGCACCTACGGCGCTTCCGCAGGCGATAAACAGCGACACGATGGCCGTATTCATCGAGCCGGTGCAGGGCGAGGGCGGCGTCTGCCCGCTCGACGAAGAGACGGGCCGGCTCATAACCGAGGCGTGCCGCGCGCGCGGCGCCTTCCTTATAGCCGACGAAGTGCAGAGCGGGCTGGGCCGCTGCGGCGCCTTCTTTGCCTCATCGCTGCACGGACTGGCTCCTGACATCATCTGCGTCGCAAAGGGGCTCGCCGGAGGGATGCCTGCGGGCGCCGTAGTATGGCGCGAAGAGCTGGGAGACTTCCCCGCGCATTCGCACGGCTCCACATACGGCGGCAACGAACTGACTGCGCACGTCACGGCGGCGGCGCTCGGCCTCATCAAAGAAAGGGGCCTCTGCGCCCACGCCGCGGATATAGGCGCCTTTATAAAAGAAGAGATAACAAAAAGGAATATCCCGCACATAACAGAGGTGCGCGCGGCCGGCCTCCTTATCGGAGCGGAGACAGACGTACCCTCTCAGCCCGCCGTACACGCGCTGCAAATGGCCGGGCTGCTCTGCCTTGCGGCGGGCCCGCGCGTTGTGCGGCTGCTGCCTTCATTCAGCGTCACGCGCGAAACGGCTTTTGAGGCCGTCAATATACTGGAAAATGTCTTTAGGGAGATGAAATAA
- a CDS encoding uridylate kinase yields the protein MTTNENRINVVKIGGAPGNSLEPLISEIARRSAAGERWVVAHGASGAMDALCRERGVEIRMVTSPSGYRSRFVGETERELFREAALSYGARIASMLQERGAAARQMDPEAAPYAEAARKDVIRESVGGRTRLLRGNYSGTVKRINAAPLLEALDAGCVPVVAPLALDETLFVSLNVDGDRLAAQIAAALHAGALFILSNVPGLMKELNDPASLIKNGAISQWEILEHYAQGNMKRKLVACKEALELGTPAVCLADGRAAEPIANAVAGNATWLAR from the coding sequence ATGACGACTAACGAAAACCGGATAAATGTTGTAAAAATAGGCGGCGCGCCGGGAAACAGCCTTGAACCGCTCATTTCCGAAATAGCGCGGCGCAGCGCCGCGGGCGAGCGCTGGGTGGTGGCGCACGGCGCAAGCGGTGCTATGGACGCCCTCTGCCGCGAGCGCGGCGTTGAGATACGCATGGTCACAAGCCCATCAGGCTACAGGAGCCGCTTCGTCGGCGAAACGGAGCGCGAGCTCTTCCGCGAGGCGGCGCTTTCCTACGGCGCGCGCATCGCCTCCATGCTCCAAGAACGGGGCGCCGCGGCGCGTCAGATGGACCCGGAGGCCGCGCCATACGCGGAAGCCGCGCGCAAGGACGTCATCCGTGAAAGCGTGGGCGGCAGGACGCGGCTTCTTCGCGGCAACTACAGCGGCACGGTGAAGCGCATAAACGCAGCGCCGCTGCTTGAGGCGCTTGACGCTGGCTGCGTGCCGGTAGTTGCGCCTCTTGCGCTCGACGAAACGCTTTTTGTTTCCCTCAACGTGGACGGCGACAGGCTCGCGGCGCAGATAGCGGCGGCGCTTCACGCAGGAGCGCTCTTTATACTCTCAAACGTCCCCGGGCTTATGAAGGAGCTGAACGACCCCGCCTCCCTCATCAAAAACGGCGCGATTTCACAGTGGGAAATTCTTGAACACTACGCACAGGGCAATATGAAAAGAAAGCTGGTCGCCTGCAAAGAGGCGCTCGAACTTGGCACGCCCGCCGTCTGCCTTGCCGACGGGCGAGCGGCGGAACCTATCGCAAACGCTGTAGCGGGGAACGCGACATGGCTGGCTCGTTAA